Proteins from a single region of Petrotoga mexicana DSM 14811:
- a CDS encoding folate family ECF transporter S component yields MDQKNGTYRLVMNSLFIVLSILLSRLLAIRIPIGNVEVIRFGFGTIPMFLSAFIFGPLDGFIVGGLSDLIGYWINPMGAFLPQFTLTSALHGLIPGIIFKYFFKRRINYWTLAVSCGLGEAVGITLTPFFLHQAFGISYAVLMPPRLGGYVVSFFLNAFIMLLLLTRIPQINKMMEKK; encoded by the coding sequence ATGGACCAAAAAAATGGCACCTATAGATTAGTAATGAATTCTTTGTTTATAGTTCTATCCATACTTTTGTCAAGGTTATTAGCGATTAGAATTCCCATAGGTAATGTTGAAGTTATTAGATTTGGGTTTGGAACTATTCCTATGTTTCTTTCAGCCTTTATTTTTGGGCCTTTGGATGGATTTATTGTTGGAGGTTTATCTGATTTGATTGGTTATTGGATAAATCCAATGGGAGCTTTCCTTCCCCAATTCACGTTAACCTCAGCTTTACACGGTTTGATTCCGGGTATAATATTTAAGTACTTTTTTAAAAGAAGAATCAATTATTGGACATTAGCCGTTTCTTGTGGTTTAGGTGAGGCGGTAGGAATTACCTTAACGCCATTCTTTCTTCATCAAGCGTTTGGTATTTCATATGCGGTTCTTATGCCCCCACGTTTAGGTGGCTATGTGGTTTCATTCTTTTTGAATGCTTTTATAATGCTGTTGCTACTCACTAGAATTCCTCAAATTAATAAAATGATGGAGAAGAAATAA